One genomic region from Pseudomonas hormoni encodes:
- the rhtA gene encoding threonine/homoserine exporter RhtA, giving the protein MNDQPRSLASTLFSVGLLLIAMASIQSGASLAKSMFPVIGAQGTTTLRLIFASLIMIVLLRPWRAKLTTKSLRTVIVYGMALGGMNFLFYMSLRTVPLGIAVALEFTGPLAVAIYASRRAIDFLWIALATVGLLLLIPTGATSASIDLLGAGYALGAGVCWALYILFGQKAGADNGVQTAALGVMIAALFVAPIGIVHAGAALLTPSLIPVAIGVAILSTALPYTLEMVALTRMPARTFGTLMSIEPAFGALSGLLFLHEFLSLSQWMAILCIILASVGATMTMGSAAKPAVAAD; this is encoded by the coding sequence ATGAATGACCAGCCTCGCAGCCTTGCCTCCACCTTGTTCTCGGTGGGCTTGCTATTAATAGCCATGGCGTCGATCCAGTCCGGAGCTTCCCTGGCCAAAAGCATGTTCCCTGTTATCGGCGCCCAAGGAACGACTACCCTGCGATTGATCTTCGCCAGCCTGATCATGATCGTGCTTCTGCGCCCGTGGCGCGCGAAGCTCACCACAAAATCCCTGCGTACCGTCATCGTCTACGGAATGGCGCTGGGCGGCATGAATTTCCTCTTCTATATGTCCTTGCGTACCGTTCCTCTGGGCATCGCGGTAGCGCTGGAGTTCACCGGCCCCCTGGCGGTTGCCATCTATGCCTCGCGTCGAGCGATCGACTTTTTGTGGATCGCCCTGGCCACCGTTGGATTGCTGCTGTTAATACCGACAGGAGCAACATCTGCCAGTATTGATCTGCTCGGTGCGGGCTATGCCTTGGGCGCTGGTGTCTGCTGGGCGTTATATATCCTCTTTGGCCAGAAGGCCGGCGCCGACAACGGCGTGCAGACTGCCGCACTGGGGGTGATGATCGCCGCGCTGTTCGTCGCGCCTATCGGCATTGTTCACGCCGGCGCCGCGCTGCTGACGCCATCGTTGATCCCTGTGGCCATTGGCGTCGCCATCCTGTCCACCGCCTTGCCCTATACGCTGGAGATGGTCGCCCTTACCCGAATGCCGGCACGCACGTTCGGAACACTGATGAGTATTGAACCTGCATTCGGCGCGCTGTCAGGCTTGCTGTTCCTCCATGAGTTTCTTTCTCTGTCACAGTGGATGGCTATCCTGTGCATCATTCTGGCTTCCGTCGGTGCGACCATGACCATGGGAAGCGCCGCCAAGCCCGCCGTCGCGGCGGATTGA
- a CDS encoding SDR family oxidoreductase: MNNKKVVLVVGAGDATGGAIAKRFAQEGFVACVTRRSADKLQPLVDAINAVGGEAHGFACDARKEEDVIALIERIESQIGPIEAFVFNIGANVPCSILEETARKYFKIWEMACFSGFLNAREVAKRMAKRQRGTILFTGATAGLRGAAGFAAFAGAKHGIRALAQSMARELGPMNIHVAHVVVDGAIDTDFIRDTFPEKYATKDQDGILNPEHIAENYWYLHSQPRDAWTFELDLRPWNERW, from the coding sequence ATGAATAACAAGAAGGTCGTACTGGTTGTCGGCGCAGGTGATGCCACGGGTGGCGCTATCGCCAAACGTTTTGCTCAAGAAGGTTTTGTCGCGTGCGTTACTCGGCGCAGCGCAGACAAACTCCAGCCGTTGGTGGACGCCATTAACGCTGTTGGCGGTGAAGCCCATGGCTTTGCCTGCGACGCGCGCAAAGAAGAGGACGTGATTGCACTGATCGAGCGGATTGAAAGCCAGATTGGCCCCATCGAAGCGTTTGTGTTCAATATCGGCGCCAACGTGCCGTGCAGCATCCTTGAAGAAACCGCTCGCAAATATTTCAAGATATGGGAAATGGCCTGCTTCTCAGGCTTTCTCAATGCCCGTGAAGTGGCCAAGCGCATGGCCAAGCGTCAACGGGGCACGATCCTGTTTACCGGTGCTACCGCCGGCCTGCGTGGCGCTGCCGGTTTCGCGGCGTTCGCTGGCGCCAAGCATGGCATTCGAGCGCTGGCTCAGAGCATGGCCCGCGAACTGGGGCCGATGAATATTCACGTTGCTCACGTCGTCGTCGATGGCGCCATCGATACCGATTTCATTCGCGATACTTTCCCCGAGAAGTATGCGACCAAGGATCAGGACGGCATCCTCAATCCCGAGCACATTGCCGAGAATTACTGGTACCTGCACAGCCAGCCTCGCGACGCCTGGACCTTCGAGCTGGACCTGCGCCCCTGGAACGAACGCTGGTAA
- a CDS encoding TetR/AcrR family transcriptional regulator gives MRYSASHKLETREKLLESSAVSAKKSGFSTVGVDALMKAIGLSGGAFYSHFSSKDELFASIVERELCQSLERLGAEQDRDRLERCLKHYLSMSHVEHPESGCALPVLGAEIARSDLVIRQQAEKWICQLQESWARILESDSLAWAILSQCIGALVVARMLATPEIQRTVLKSSYDEIGRQIAGPRN, from the coding sequence ATGCGTTACTCGGCCAGTCACAAACTGGAAACCAGGGAGAAGCTGCTGGAAAGCAGTGCGGTGTCGGCGAAGAAGTCCGGTTTCTCTACGGTCGGTGTCGATGCCTTGATGAAGGCAATTGGCTTGAGTGGCGGAGCGTTCTACAGCCATTTTTCGTCGAAGGATGAGCTCTTCGCTTCAATCGTCGAGCGAGAACTTTGTCAAAGTCTGGAACGTCTCGGGGCGGAACAGGACCGTGACAGGCTCGAACGCTGCCTGAAGCACTACCTGAGCATGTCACATGTCGAACATCCGGAGTCCGGTTGTGCGTTGCCGGTATTGGGCGCGGAAATTGCCCGTTCAGACTTGGTGATTCGCCAGCAAGCAGAGAAATGGATTTGTCAGCTTCAGGAGAGTTGGGCGCGGATTCTGGAGAGCGACAGCCTGGCATGGGCCATTCTGTCGCAATGCATCGGTGCGTTGGTGGTAGCGCGAATGCTGGCCACTCCAGAGATCCAGCGCACGGTGTTGAAGTCCAGTTACGATGAGATTGGCCGTCAGATCGCAGGCCCACGAAACTGA
- a CDS encoding TIGR03571 family LLM class oxidoreductase — translation MHSRFKRLLGSSGFSIGLELPLDNDWSSDGQRRRIAEERPFGVPDLKQHAAMARLADKAGFRALWVRDVPVYDPNFGDAAQVFETFSYLGYLAGITDNIMLGTAAVVLPLRQPWLTLKSANSIDELSDGRLLLGVASGDRPMEYPLFGVDYDQRAEIFRDTVELLRDQGAGRLPEGAQLLPQRDQAVPLLVAGLGQQSPAWIGEHMDGWLAYPGTPDEHRRRVGLWREVGGDKPYISFVHLDLAANPHAPMRRVRFGGICGRLALIDELQALREAGVQHVGLHVRRSERPVADVIEEIAEYVLPKFH, via the coding sequence ATGCATTCACGATTCAAACGATTACTGGGCTCCAGCGGGTTTTCCATTGGCCTGGAGCTGCCACTGGATAATGATTGGTCCAGTGATGGCCAGCGGCGGAGGATTGCTGAAGAACGGCCTTTCGGTGTTCCGGACCTGAAGCAACATGCGGCGATGGCGCGGCTGGCGGACAAGGCTGGGTTCCGAGCTCTTTGGGTCCGCGATGTACCGGTTTACGATCCGAATTTCGGCGATGCCGCACAGGTGTTCGAAACCTTTTCCTACCTTGGATACCTGGCCGGAATTACTGACAACATCATGTTGGGTACAGCGGCGGTAGTACTGCCGTTGCGTCAGCCTTGGCTCACCTTGAAGTCAGCAAACAGTATTGATGAGTTGAGTGATGGACGCTTGCTGCTCGGCGTGGCCAGTGGCGACCGGCCGATGGAATATCCGTTGTTTGGTGTGGATTACGATCAGCGCGCAGAGATCTTCCGCGATACGGTGGAATTGCTGCGAGACCAGGGTGCAGGCCGCTTGCCTGAAGGTGCGCAATTGCTTCCGCAGCGGGACCAGGCAGTGCCATTGTTGGTGGCAGGTCTTGGTCAGCAGTCACCTGCCTGGATTGGCGAACATATGGATGGCTGGCTCGCCTACCCCGGAACGCCGGATGAACATCGTCGCCGGGTGGGGCTATGGAGGGAAGTGGGTGGAGATAAGCCTTACATCAGCTTCGTCCACCTCGATCTGGCGGCCAATCCTCATGCTCCGATGCGACGTGTACGTTTCGGCGGTATTTGCGGGCGATTGGCGTTGATTGATGAGCTTCAGGCATTGCGTGAAGCAGGTGTGCAGCATGTTGGCCTGCATGTGCGTCGTAGCGAACGGCCGGTTGCCGACGTTATTGAAGAGATCGCTGAATACGTTCTGCCGAAGTTTCATTAA
- a CDS encoding zinc-dependent alcohol dehydrogenase family protein: MTDLIEMRALIVDSANAPLRLASIQRPVPEAGQVLVRIKASGVNPLDGKIRADQAAHARQPLPATVGIDLAGIVEGVGEGVTGWLPGDEVYAMATGIGGAQGSLAEYAAVDARLLARKPGNLSMREAAGLPLVLITAWEGLVDRARVRPGQKVLIHGGAGGVGHVAIQIAQAFGAQVFATGSARHQAIIEGFGATFIDYRQSSVEEYVAQHTDGEGFDIVYDTVGGETLDASFKAARVYHGHVLSCLGWGQHSLAPLSFRGATYSGVFTLLPLLTGVGREHHGEILRETARLIEAGKLMPLMDPRTFTLETAESAHELLVSGAAQGRLVIEI; the protein is encoded by the coding sequence ATGACTGACTTGATTGAAATGCGCGCTCTGATTGTCGACTCGGCTAATGCGCCGCTACGCTTGGCCTCCATTCAACGGCCTGTGCCCGAAGCGGGGCAGGTGCTGGTCAGGATCAAGGCCAGCGGGGTGAACCCGTTGGACGGGAAAATCCGCGCCGACCAGGCGGCTCATGCGCGTCAGCCGTTGCCAGCGACAGTGGGCATTGATCTGGCGGGAATTGTTGAAGGTGTGGGGGAGGGTGTAACCGGATGGCTGCCGGGCGACGAGGTTTATGCCATGGCCACCGGAATTGGCGGTGCGCAGGGCTCTTTGGCGGAATACGCAGCGGTCGATGCCCGGTTGCTGGCGCGCAAGCCCGGCAATTTGAGCATGCGGGAAGCGGCGGGCTTGCCGCTGGTGCTGATTACTGCGTGGGAAGGATTGGTGGATCGGGCGCGGGTGCGGCCGGGCCAGAAGGTGCTGATTCACGGCGGGGCGGGTGGAGTGGGTCATGTGGCGATACAAATTGCCCAGGCCTTCGGTGCCCAAGTATTTGCTACAGGTTCTGCAAGACATCAGGCAATCATCGAAGGTTTCGGCGCGACGTTTATCGATTACCGCCAGTCTTCGGTAGAGGAATATGTAGCGCAGCATACGGATGGGGAGGGCTTCGATATCGTCTATGACACGGTAGGCGGCGAAACCCTGGACGCTTCATTCAAGGCAGCGCGGGTTTATCACGGTCATGTGTTGAGCTGCCTCGGTTGGGGGCAGCACAGTCTGGCACCGCTTTCGTTTCGCGGGGCAACGTACTCTGGCGTGTTCACGTTGTTGCCATTGCTCACTGGTGTCGGGCGTGAGCATCACGGGGAGATTCTTCGCGAGACGGCGCGGTTGATTGAGGCGGGCAAGCTGATGCCATTGATGGATCCTCGGACGTTCACACTGGAAACTGCCGAGTCCGCCCATGAGCTGCTCGTTTCGGGAGCAGCTCAGGGGCGGTTGGTCATCGAGATTTAA
- a CDS encoding LysR family transcriptional regulator, with protein MRNPVDKLNAMAIFVRVVERGSFSAVAREMRTSQPTISKVLKALETELGGKLIARSTRQLSLTDEGQRYYNECRQILAAVDAAEHSFQSGRERIAGHLRIGSSVSFGRLQIAPRLAEFLKRHPGIDIDLQLSDQNQDLVHEGLDVTFRIGELNDSGLIARHIGTTYRVTVAAPDYLKQHGQPRSPEELCGHNCLQFNLLNSQNLWVYESDAQRHEVRIKGNAQSNNSEAIREMVLGGLGIALSPVWLFSEDLKAGRVTAILPDYIAQSLPIHAVSPANRRQSARVKAFVDYMSQALHSAPELRPIR; from the coding sequence ATGAGAAACCCCGTGGACAAACTCAATGCAATGGCGATCTTCGTCCGGGTCGTCGAACGCGGCAGCTTTTCTGCCGTTGCCCGAGAGATGCGGACCAGCCAGCCAACCATCAGCAAAGTGTTAAAAGCGCTGGAAACCGAACTGGGTGGAAAATTGATCGCCCGCAGCACCCGTCAGCTTTCCCTGACCGATGAAGGTCAGCGCTACTACAACGAATGTCGACAAATCCTCGCGGCCGTCGATGCGGCGGAGCACAGCTTCCAGTCCGGCAGGGAGCGTATCGCCGGCCACCTGCGCATCGGTTCCTCGGTGAGTTTCGGGCGCTTGCAGATTGCCCCGCGCCTGGCGGAATTTCTGAAACGCCATCCCGGCATCGACATTGACCTGCAACTGAGTGATCAAAACCAGGACTTGGTCCACGAAGGATTGGACGTCACGTTCAGAATCGGCGAGCTGAACGACAGCGGCCTGATCGCCCGCCACATCGGCACCACTTATCGAGTGACCGTCGCAGCGCCGGACTACCTCAAGCAACACGGCCAACCGCGATCACCGGAAGAACTGTGCGGGCACAACTGCCTGCAGTTCAACCTGCTGAACAGTCAGAACCTGTGGGTTTATGAGAGCGATGCCCAGCGCCACGAAGTGCGGATCAAGGGCAACGCACAAAGCAACAACTCGGAGGCGATCCGCGAGATGGTGCTGGGGGGACTGGGGATTGCGTTGTCACCGGTGTGGCTGTTCAGCGAGGATTTGAAAGCCGGGCGAGTGACGGCGATTCTGCCGGACTACATTGCGCAGTCGCTGCCGATCCATGCCGTGTCCCCGGCGAATCGTCGCCAATCCGCCAGGGTGAAAGCCTTTGTCGACTACATGAGCCAGG
- a CDS encoding 2-hydroxychromene-2-carboxylate isomerase, whose amino-acid sequence MSKTVEFYFDLGSPATYLAYTQLPKICAQIDSQLIYIPILLGGIFKATGNASPATIPAKGAYMFQDLDRYARRYDVPLKFNPNFPINTLMLMRAVSGMQLRHPERFLTFIDCLFKAIWVEGRNLDDPATVATVLTQNGFDPTEVLALTADEDVKAALKNNTEKAVQRGVFGAPSMFVDNQLFFGQDRLDFVLEALA is encoded by the coding sequence ATGAGCAAAACCGTGGAGTTCTACTTCGACCTCGGCAGCCCCGCCACCTACCTTGCCTACACCCAACTGCCGAAAATCTGCGCGCAGATCGACAGTCAACTGATCTACATTCCGATCCTGCTGGGGGGCATCTTCAAGGCCACTGGCAATGCTTCGCCAGCGACCATTCCGGCCAAGGGCGCCTATATGTTTCAGGACCTTGATCGCTACGCCAGACGCTATGACGTGCCGCTGAAGTTCAATCCGAACTTCCCCATCAATACACTCATGCTGATGCGCGCGGTCAGCGGCATGCAATTGCGCCACCCGGAACGCTTCCTGACCTTTATCGACTGCCTGTTTAAAGCGATCTGGGTTGAGGGTCGCAACCTCGATGACCCGGCGACCGTCGCCACCGTGCTGACGCAGAACGGTTTTGATCCCACTGAAGTGCTGGCCCTGACGGCTGATGAAGACGTCAAAGCCGCGCTCAAGAACAACACCGAGAAGGCCGTGCAACGCGGCGTGTTCGGCGCACCTAGTATGTTTGTCGATAACCAACTGTTCTTCGGCCAGGATCGACTCGACTTCGTCCTTGAAGCCCTGGCTTAA